The Lathyrus oleraceus cultivar Zhongwan6 chromosome 5, CAAS_Psat_ZW6_1.0, whole genome shotgun sequence genome includes the window CAAAAATCAAGGTCCAGTGCCATGAAGGTTGTAATTGGAGTTTGCGGTAATAAGTTAATTAATTCACTAAGATTTTCTCACCATTAATACTtctaataaataaaaaaaagaagTTCAAAACCATCACTTAATTATCGAAATTGATCATGTGAAAAAATACTCAGGAAGTGGAAAGTGCAGCTATACGAGGAGATTACAAGGATGAAATAGAGGTAACTGGAGAAAGGATAGACTCAGTTAAACTCACAAGGCTGCTAAGAAAGAAATTTTGCTATGCAGATTTGGTAAGTGATAGTGATCTGggaaagaaagaggaaaagaaagaAGAGGCAATTGTGGCATGGCTTAATTATGTTCCTCTTAAACTCACAAGGCTGCTAAGAAAGAAATTTTGCTATGCAGATTTAGCAAGTGTTAGTGATGTGGAAAAGAAAGAGGAGGCAATTGTGGCATGGCCTAATTATGTTAATTGTGTTCCTCATTATAATTACCCTGTGTGTGAGATTATAAGGAACTCGTATCAATACGAGGACCCTTGTAATTGTTGTGAGAGTTTTTCATTAGGGAATATTGAAAATTGTGAGACCTTTTCTTTTCTAGCACAATATCGTTGTGAGAGACAAACCACATATTTATCTAAAATCTTAAGATGATAGGTGATTGAGTTCTCTTACTTgtaaatgctcaagtctccacattatcaaccaatgtgagactattatccacactacccacacttgatacattctcaacagTAATTATTCCATCCTGTGAATGTCGTCAACGGGTTTCAAAAGAAGAAATCgatatattattattataaaatcAAGAAAACATACATAAAGTATGTATATGGACTTTTCCCCAAAGCTAGTTAATTTAACAACCAAATTCTTCTGTCTATATGTATAACATCGACACATAAGATAAA containing:
- the LOC127083322 gene encoding uncharacterized protein LOC127083322 translates to MAKQRVVIKLTMENQKSRSSAMKVVIGVCGVESAAIRGDYKDEIEVTGERIDSVKLTRLLRKKFCYADLVSDSDLGKKEEKKEEAIVAWLNYVPLKLTRLLRKKFCYADLASVSDVEKKEEAIVAWPNYVNCVPHYNYPVCEIIRNSYQYEDPCNCCESFSLGNIENCETFSFLAQYRCERQTTYLSKILR